In Odontesthes bonariensis isolate fOdoBon6 chromosome 9, fOdoBon6.hap1, whole genome shotgun sequence, the following proteins share a genomic window:
- the LOC142388547 gene encoding apolipoprotein A-I-like, with product MKFLALALAVLLAVGSQAASLQADAPSQLAQIRSAVDVYMVQVKEGAIKALDQLDDTPYQELKGTLSQRLEDLHTQIKALQTSVSPMTDSVVSTISDATADLRVSIMNDIDALKADLEPKRAILRNVLEKHMQEYRSHMEPIVKEYYAKQSADMEALRIKLEPIVAELRQKMATNIDETRNALMPIVESVRTKLVERLETLKQMATPYVEEYKEQLKQAYSQAQSIKAEDLSGLREKITPLAEEIKDKFTAIFALIAETFTKN from the exons ATGAAATTCCTGGCTCTTGCTCTTGCCGTTTTGCTGGCCGTCG GCTCTCAGGCCGCTAGCCTGCAGGCTGATGCACCCTCCCAGCTGGCCCAGATTCGGTCTGCTGTGGATGTGTACATGGTTCAAGTGAAGGAAGGTGCCATCAAAGCACTGGACCAGCTCGATGACACTCCATACCAGGAGCTCAA GGGCACCCTGTCTCAGCGCCTGGAGGACTTGCACACTCAAATCAAGGCCCTGCAGACCTCTGTTTCTCCCATGACAGACAGTGTCGTCAGCACCATCAGCGACGCCACCGCTGACTTGCGTGTCTCCATTATGAATGACATCGACGCACTGAAGGCTGACCTTGAGCCCAAGCGCGCCATTCTGAGGAATGTCCTGGAAAAGCACATGCAGGAGTACCGTTCCCACATGGAGCCCATCGTCAAAGAGTACTACGCCAAGCAGTCCGCTGACATGGAAGCTCTGAGGATCAAGCTGGAGCCCATTGTGGCAGAGCTGCGTCAGAAGATGGCCACCAACATCGACGAGACCAGAAATGCCCTGATGCCCATTGTGGAATCTGTGCGCACCAAGCTGGTTGAGCGCCTGGAGACCCTGAAGCAGATGGCCACTCCTTACGTCGAGGAATACAAGGAGCAGCTGAAGCAGGCCTACAGCCAGGCACAGTCCATAAAAGCTGAAGATCTGTCAGGCCTGAGGGAGAAGATTACACCTCTTGCAGAGGAAATCAAGGATAAGTTCACAGCCATCTTTGCGCTCATCGCCGAAACCTTCACCAAGAACTAA
- the LOC142388711 gene encoding T-box transcription factor TBX1-like, with protein sequence MRIVMDEASIKVPNGGALLNAKAPQVSGVRVQLEMQALWQQFNQLGTEMIVTKSGRRMFPTFQVRISGMDPSAEYVLLMDFIPLDDKRYRYAFHSSSWLVAGRADVAAPSRMHFHPDSPAPGAQWMKQTVSFDTLKLTNNLLDDNGHMILNSMHRYQPRFHVVYVDPAPNSHLNAYKNFCSFSFPETHFMAVTAYQNHRITHLKIASNPFAKGFRTTDLQAW encoded by the exons ATGAGGATTGTAATGGATGAGGCCAGCATCAAGGTCCCCA ATGGGGGGGCATTGTTGAACGCCAAGGCCCCCCAAGTCAGTGGGGTCAGGGTTCAGCTGGAGATGCAGGCACTttggcagcagtttaaccagctgGGCACAGAAATGATTGTTACAAAATCTGGACG gagaatgtttccaacattcCAGGTGCGAATCTCTGGGATGGATCCCTCTGCTGAATATGTTCTGCTCATGGACTTCATCCCCCTTGATGACAAGAGATACAG ATATGCATTCCACAGCTCGTCCTGGCTGGTAGCGGGGCGGGCAGATGTTGCGGCTCCAAGCAGGATGCATTTCCACCCAGACTCTCCGGCTCCGGGAGCCCAGTGGATGAAGCAGACTGTGTCCTTCGACACTCTCAagctcactaacaacctgctggATGACAATGGACAT ATGATACTGAACTCCATGCATCGCTACCAGCCGCGCTTCCATGTAGTGTATGTGGACCCAGCACCTAATAGCCATTTAAATGCATACAAAAACTTCTGCTCTTTCTCCTTCCCTGAGACACATTTCATGGCTGTCACTGCTTATCAGAACCACAGG ATTACTCATCTGAAAATTGCGAGCAACCCATTTGCCAAAGGCTTCAGGACTACCGACCTGCAAGCATGGTGA